The region ATAGAGGCCCTGCCCGGGATCAGGAAGCTGGACGCCCAACTGAGCGGCTGACGGAGGATGGAAGCCTGCCGGCCCCGGTACAATGATGCGTTCTCTGGTATCTTGCGTTGTTCCCACGCCCGTTCCCCTTTCCTAATACTTACCCGACGACGGGACTTGCCAGCACGGCAGTCGTGCTCTTTTCCCCATAGGTAATGTTGTCGGTCAACGCCGCCAGCGGCAATTGATCAATCATGATCATCTTAATGGCATTATTCTTCGCCATGTTGTCGCACACCCAGACACATTGCGCGCAGCCCTTGCAGCGGTCGACGGCGACATAGGCCGATCCGTACTTGAAGCCTTTGTCCTTCCCCATTTCGTCACTGTACTGAATGGTGTTGGCTTCCGGGCAATATTGCGTGCAGAGCTTGCAGCTCTTGGCTGCGCAAATTTCAACGTTGATATCGGCGACGAGGTACATGGAAAGCCTCTTTCAGTTTAGAAAATGACGAACACTACACCGCGGCAGCTGCCGGCGCCTCGACCTTTTTCACGGACGGCGCGGCCCAGCCATGATCAACCGCATAATTCCAGCCCGCACGAATCACCGCCACGTTCTTATCAATCAGTTCCTGCTTCTTCTTGAATTTCCGCTCGACGACACTGTCCAGCGCCGCCGTTCCACCGGACACCACAAAGCCCTTGCCGAGGAACCGGTCCTTCACGGCTTGATCCAGCGCGGCCATCGTGGTGAGGCCCGTGATCGCCCCGATGCACCCCATCAGCGCCATATTGGTCGCCAAGTCCATTCCCGCCACATCGAGCGAAATCTTCGTTGCGGGGAAGTAGTAGAGCTTCGCGCGGCGCTCTTCAAGTTCTCGCGCCTGGTCTTTGTGCAGATTCATCGGGCCATCGTTGTTGATCAACGCGATCCCGTCTTCCTTCAGGCCGAAATAGAACGGCATCGTATAGGATTTTCCGTGCGTAATGACCTGCGGATGGAAGATGATGATGATATGCGGGAACGTGATTTCCCCGATCTCGTAAATCGGTTCGTCCGACACACGGACATAGCTCTCGACCGGCGCCATGCGCTTTTCAGACCCATAGAAGGGAACGATGGTGCTTTCCCCGCCGGCATTGATGACCGCCGTGCTGAGAATGTGCGAGCCCGTCACCACGCCCTGCCCACCGACACCGGCCATCCGAATGTTAAACCGTTTTGCCATAATCGATCCTCCTTACGCCCGGACTACGCCTTGGGAATCGCCCCGGCTGGAGCCGCAGGCTTCGGGAGATATTCCTTATAGCCATACCGCTCAGTGAGATATTGCTTTGCTTCTTCGCTGACATACTCGGAGAACGCATACCGGTCGTTTTCGACCGTCTTTGCGTCTTCCATCACCTTGTCGGTCGGGATCGCGTACTCGATGTTGCAGGAGGTGTAGGCTTGAATGTAGGTCGAACCGACTTCACGGGCAATCAGGACCGCCTTCTTGATCACGCTTTCCACACGGCGCGGATTGTTCGGCACCACCGTCGCCACATAGGCGCATCCGGCCACT is a window of Nitrospira sp. DNA encoding:
- a CDS encoding 2-oxoacid:acceptor oxidoreductase family protein, whose translation is MAKRFNIRMAGVGGQGVVTGSHILSTAVINAGGESTIVPFYGSEKRMAPVESYVRVSDEPIYEIGEITFPHIIIIFHPQVITHGKSYTMPFYFGLKEDGIALINNDGPMNLHKDQARELEERRAKLYYFPATKISLDVAGMDLATNMALMGCIGAITGLTTMAALDQAVKDRFLGKGFVVSGGTAALDSVVERKFKKKQELIDKNVAVIRAGWNYAVDHGWAAPSVKKVEAPAAAAV